A single region of the Silene latifolia isolate original U9 population chromosome 8, ASM4854445v1, whole genome shotgun sequence genome encodes:
- the LOC141595562 gene encoding uncharacterized protein LOC141595562, with translation MKVVELLNVERDGWNEERIRELFLPFGHERILSIRISDSSPGDYWCWDAERDGIYTVRSAYKLLTKDGVDLAGQYDEAYKLLTKDGVGTHKSSLELSVCPRCQACAESCLHVIWGCGWAAGIWEELGMDVSDVWGLEDVREWVEVAVKEMDARDRGEFMTICWAIWERRNKALFDDGDWRVESVVTRVREVLWEMRELMV, from the exons ATGAAAGTGGTTGAACTGTTGAATGTGGAGCGTGATGGCTGGAATGAGGAGAGGATTCGGGAGTTGTTTTTGCCATTTGGACATGAACGTATTCTCAGTATTCGGATTAGTGATTCCAGCCCAGGCGATTATTGGTGTTGGGATGCGGAAAGGGATGGTATTTATACGGTCAGGTCCGCGTACAAATTGTTGACGAAGGACGGTGTTGATTTAGCAGGGCAATATGATGAGGCGTACAAATTGTTGACGAAGGACGGTGTTGGAACGCACAAGTCCTCCCTAGAATTAAG TGTTTGTCCCCGATGTCAGGCTTGTGCGGAATCTTGTTTACATGTTATTTGGGGCTGCGGATGGGCGGCAGGGATATGGGAGGAGTTGGGGATGGATGTTTCGGATGTGTGGGGGCTTGAGGATGTGAGGGAATGGGTGGAGGTAGCGGTGAAGGAGATGGATGCACGGGATAGAGGGGAGTTTATGACCATCTGTTGGGCCATTTGGGAGAGGCGGAATAAGGCACTGTTTGATGATGGGGATTGGAGGGTAGAATCCGTTGTGACGAGAGTAAGGGAGGTGTTGTGGGAAATGCGGGAGCTGATGGTATGA